From Bacillus sp. Bos-x628, the proteins below share one genomic window:
- the hisJ gene encoding histidinol-phosphatase HisJ, producing the protein MLKQDSHIHTPFCPHGSLDSFHSYIEKAIKKGFDSITFTEHAPLPPSFRDPTPDQDSAMKLTDLEDYLTVLDQLKKEYKGQLIVKTGLEVDYIKEYQEETSAFLDCYGPELDDGILSVHFLPAGDHYICLDFDEHAFQQLIRIYGSIERVYQSYYEQVHSSILSSLGDFKPKRIGHITLVRKFNQLFPYNMSSELCQMVALCIEETAKKGMSLDFNTSGLRKTYARSIYLDNWMIELAKKKKIPLIFGSDAHQAEDVGYAYDQFEDIMRFM; encoded by the coding sequence ATGCTGAAACAAGATTCACATATTCATACACCGTTTTGCCCACACGGCTCGCTCGATTCCTTTCATTCTTATATTGAAAAAGCCATTAAAAAGGGATTTGATTCCATAACCTTTACTGAGCATGCACCTCTGCCCCCTTCCTTTCGAGACCCAACGCCTGATCAGGACAGTGCCATGAAGCTCACAGACCTTGAAGATTATTTGACAGTGCTGGATCAACTAAAAAAAGAGTACAAAGGACAATTAATAGTAAAAACTGGGCTTGAGGTTGACTATATCAAAGAGTATCAAGAGGAAACAAGTGCCTTTTTAGACTGCTACGGACCTGAATTAGATGATGGTATTTTATCTGTTCACTTTCTTCCTGCTGGTGATCATTATATTTGTCTTGATTTTGATGAACATGCCTTCCAGCAGCTAATCCGTATTTATGGCAGTATAGAACGGGTATATCAAAGCTACTATGAACAAGTTCATTCTTCTATTCTATCATCATTGGGTGACTTTAAGCCAAAGAGAATCGGTCATATCACCCTTGTACGTAAATTCAATCAGCTTTTTCCATATAATATGTCTTCTGAACTCTGCCAAATGGTCGCCCTTTGTATTGAAGAAACGGCAAAAAAAGGGATGTCCTTAGATTTTAATACATCAGGACTTCGTAAAACATATGCCAGAAGTATCTATTTAGACAATTGGATGATTGAACTTGCGAAAAAGAAAAAAATCCCGCTCATATTCGGGTCTGATGCCCATCAAGCGGAAGATGTTGGTTATGCCTATGATCAATTCGAAGACATCATGAGATTCATGTGA